Proteins from a single region of Abyssalbus ytuae:
- the cysD gene encoding sulfate adenylyltransferase subunit CysD, which produces MSKYYLNYLDELESEAIYVLREVWAQFQNPVILFSGGKDSIVVTHLARKAFFPSKIPFALLHVDTGHNFPETIKFRDDLIKELGVRLLVGSVQKSIDQGRVAEEKGKNATRNTLQITTLLDAIEEHKIDCAIGGGRRDEEKARAKERFFSHRDDFGQWDPKNQRPELWNLFNGKYFEGEHFRAFPISNWTEMDVWNYIKRENIQIPSLYFAHEREVVWRNNSWIPKSEFLVLDEKEEIVTKKIRFRTLGDITITGGIESDADTMEKIVQEVSAMRQTERGNRADDKRSETAMEDRKREGYF; this is translated from the coding sequence ATGAGTAAATACTATTTAAATTATTTAGACGAATTAGAATCGGAAGCAATTTATGTGTTGCGTGAAGTGTGGGCACAGTTTCAAAACCCGGTAATACTCTTTTCCGGAGGAAAAGATTCAATAGTAGTAACACACCTGGCAAGAAAGGCCTTTTTTCCCAGCAAAATTCCTTTTGCATTGCTGCATGTTGATACGGGGCATAACTTTCCCGAAACTATTAAATTCAGAGACGATTTAATAAAAGAACTCGGGGTAAGGCTCCTGGTGGGATCCGTTCAAAAATCAATAGACCAGGGAAGGGTTGCAGAAGAAAAAGGGAAGAATGCCACCAGGAATACATTACAAATAACAACTCTTTTAGATGCTATAGAAGAGCATAAAATTGACTGTGCCATAGGCGGAGGAAGAAGGGATGAAGAAAAAGCCCGGGCAAAAGAACGCTTCTTTTCTCATAGAGATGATTTTGGCCAGTGGGATCCAAAAAACCAACGACCGGAATTATGGAACTTATTTAATGGAAAATATTTTGAAGGAGAACATTTCAGGGCATTCCCGATAAGTAACTGGACTGAAATGGATGTATGGAACTACATTAAAAGAGAAAATATTCAAATACCTTCTCTTTATTTTGCCCATGAACGCGAAGTAGTATGGAGAAATAATTCATGGATACCAAAATCAGAATTTTTGGTGTTAGATGAAAAAGAGGAAATAGTCACAAAAAAAATAAGATTCAGAACTTTAGGAGATATAACTATTACAGGAGGAATTGAGTCGGATGCCGATACCATGGAAAAAATTGTTCAGGAAGTATCTGCTATGAGACAAACGGAACGAGGTAACAGGGCAGATGATAAACGTTCTGAAACCGCAATGGAGGACCGGAAAAGAGAAGGGTATTTTTAA